In Bacteroidota bacterium, a single genomic region encodes these proteins:
- a CDS encoding 3-hydroxybutyryl-CoA dehydrogenase — MALKTICIVGDEALVKEYTALASSKGYRCTTTPSKTTTLALELTNISIEDKQKNLRRLDKSLHKNIPILSSSVTVTVAEQNTWIQHPARLIGFGALPTLLHGSLLEFAPSPFTTDAVKAATQAFAESLGKLTSFVHDSVGLVLPRILCSLINEACFALGEGVADRDDIDTAMRLGTNYPDGPVHWGMQIGWRQVHAVVAALHRHFGDERYRAAPVLKRASFQGMT; from the coding sequence ATGGCTTTGAAGACAATTTGCATAGTCGGTGATGAAGCGCTAGTCAAGGAATACACTGCCCTTGCATCGAGCAAGGGATACAGGTGTACTACGACTCCTTCAAAGACAACCACACTCGCACTGGAACTGACGAACATCTCAATCGAAGACAAGCAGAAGAATCTCCGCCGGCTTGACAAGAGTCTGCACAAAAACATTCCGATTCTTTCATCCTCTGTTACTGTTACGGTTGCAGAGCAGAATACCTGGATACAACATCCCGCGCGGCTTATCGGTTTTGGGGCATTGCCGACTCTGCTTCACGGATCGTTGCTGGAGTTTGCTCCATCGCCCTTCACGACGGATGCTGTCAAGGCCGCTACTCAAGCGTTTGCTGAATCTCTCGGAAAGCTAACCTCGTTCGTTCACGATTCGGTCGGGCTTGTTCTTCCCCGCATCCTATGCTCCCTCATCAACGAAGCCTGCTTTGCGTTGGGCGAAGGAGTTGCCGACAGAGACGACATCGATACGGCTATGAGATTGGGAACCAACTATCCCGACGGCCCTGTTCATTGGGGTATGCAGATCGGCTGGCGGCAGGTTCATGCCGTGGTTGCAGCATTGCATCGCCATTTTGGTGATGAGCGGTACCGTGCAGCTCCGGTGTTGAAGAGGGCTTCTTTTCAAGGTATGACGTGA
- a CDS encoding 3-hydroxybutyryl-CoA dehydrogenase, producing the protein MKSVIKTIGVIGAGTMGSGIAEVAALAEFAVVLHDVSHKALDAGLDRIKHNLNRAVEKNRITAVEATTAFSRITASGTFSTLEPADFVVEAALENLAIKRDIFERLDAMLQREAILGTNTSSLSVTSIASTVQRQANVIGMHFFNPPPLMKLVEVVRGGQTSDETVAATVDLARRMGKTPVVCKDTPGFIVNRVARPFYGEALRLLGEGVASVEEIDRIVKLEGGFKMGPFELMDLIGIDVNYAVTNSVYEQFFHEPRFRPHPIQRQMVEAGTLGRKTKKGFYQY; encoded by the coding sequence ATGAAGTCCGTAATAAAAACCATCGGCGTTATCGGAGCCGGAACAATGGGAAGCGGCATCGCCGAAGTTGCCGCGCTTGCAGAGTTTGCCGTCGTGTTGCATGATGTGTCACACAAGGCGCTCGATGCCGGACTCGATCGCATCAAGCACAATCTCAACCGTGCTGTCGAGAAGAATCGCATTACGGCTGTCGAAGCAACCACCGCGTTTTCCCGCATCACAGCCAGCGGGACGTTCTCGACACTTGAACCCGCCGACTTCGTTGTTGAAGCGGCGCTGGAGAACCTTGCAATCAAAAGGGACATCTTCGAGAGGCTTGACGCTATGCTTCAACGGGAAGCAATTCTCGGGACCAATACTTCTTCCCTTTCTGTTACATCCATCGCATCAACAGTCCAACGACAGGCGAATGTCATCGGCATGCACTTCTTCAATCCTCCGCCGCTGATGAAGCTTGTGGAAGTTGTGCGCGGAGGGCAAACCTCCGACGAAACAGTTGCCGCCACGGTTGACCTTGCGCGCAGGATGGGAAAGACTCCCGTCGTATGCAAAGACACGCCGGGGTTCATCGTAAACAGAGTTGCCCGGCCGTTCTACGGTGAAGCGTTGCGATTACTGGGAGAAGGTGTTGCCTCCGTTGAAGAGATCGATAGAATCGTAAAACTTGAAGGCGGCTTCAAAATGGGGCCGTTTGAGTTGATGGATTTGATCGGGATTGACGTGAATTATGCCGTCACAAACTCGGTGTACGAACAATTTTTCCACGAGCCGAGATTCCGGCCCCACCCGATCCAGCGGCAAATGGTCGAAGCCGGAACGCTCGGGCGCAAAACGAAAAAAGGATTTTATCAGTATTGA
- a CDS encoding enoyl-CoA hydratase/isomerase family protein — protein sequence MPDFQTLLYHNTGGVLTITMNRPENYNAFNEQMKKEMNDAFKEAEKDASVRCIVLRGAGEKAFCSGQDLKEHQGSKHSLKESLEKSYNPLIRKIRGIEKPVVAMINGVAAGAGCSVALACDMRIMSSEAYMLQAFVNIGLVPDNGAHWFLPRLAGMTRAFEYAATGRKIPADECLQAGLVNRVVKPAELEAATMELASAFAKAPTRAIGLMKRAFNKALQCDLDSLLDYEAYIQEIASQTEDAKEGVRAFVEKRKAEFKGK from the coding sequence ATGCCCGATTTCCAAACTCTTCTCTACCACAACACCGGCGGCGTTCTCACCATCACGATGAACCGCCCGGAAAACTACAACGCCTTCAATGAACAGATGAAGAAGGAGATGAACGACGCGTTCAAGGAGGCGGAAAAGGATGCCTCCGTTCGCTGTATCGTTCTTCGCGGGGCGGGAGAAAAAGCATTCTGTTCAGGGCAGGATTTGAAAGAGCATCAAGGCTCAAAACATTCGCTGAAAGAATCGCTGGAGAAATCGTACAATCCCCTTATCCGCAAGATAAGAGGAATTGAAAAACCTGTTGTCGCGATGATCAACGGCGTGGCAGCGGGCGCGGGATGCAGTGTTGCGCTCGCCTGCGATATGCGCATCATGTCAAGCGAAGCGTACATGTTGCAGGCATTCGTCAACATCGGGCTGGTGCCGGATAATGGCGCGCATTGGTTTTTGCCGCGGCTTGCCGGGATGACGCGGGCGTTCGAGTATGCCGCAACGGGAAGAAAAATCCCTGCTGATGAATGCCTGCAGGCCGGACTCGTGAACCGCGTCGTGAAGCCGGCCGAGCTTGAGGCCGCAACGATGGAACTTGCCTCCGCTTTCGCCAAGGCCCCCACACGGGCAATCGGCCTGATGAAACGAGCGTTCAACAAGGCGCTTCAATGCGACCTTGATTCGTTGCTCGACTATGAGGCATACATCCAGGAAATTGCTTCGCAAACGGAGGATGCCAAAGAAGGTGTCAGGGCGTTCGTCGAGAAACGGAAAGCGGAGTTCAAAGGGAAATGA
- a CDS encoding DUF4926 domain-containing protein, whose amino-acid sequence MIREHNMVALTRDIDTYGLKADDVGTIVHCYPDSTAFEVEFIKTGGDTIAVLTLEREEIRTLEEEEILHVRTVKAEAA is encoded by the coding sequence ATGATTCGGGAACATAATATGGTTGCTTTGACTCGCGACATTGATACATACGGGCTCAAAGCAGATGATGTCGGTACTATTGTTCATTGCTACCCCGACTCCACGGCATTCGAAGTAGAATTCATCAAGACTGGCGGAGATACTATTGCCGTCCTTACACTGGAACGTGAGGAGATACGGACATTGGAAGAAGAGGAAATTCTCCATGTAAGAACCGTCAAGGCCGAAGCTGCTTAG
- a CDS encoding enoyl-CoA hydratase/isomerase family protein — MFVNITKQDGYAIAQLNRPEVLNALNIQLMTELVDALEGLDKDDDVRCIILTGNEKAFAAGADIKEMADASAIDMLTRDQFARWDRIRKLKKPLIAAVSGFALGGGCELVMSCDMVIASETAKFGQPEINIGVMPGAGGTQRLTRAVGKVKSMEMVLTGRMISADEALRWGLINKVVPVEYYLEEAKSWAKEIASKPPVAVKLAKEAVLKSFDTTIEGGLEFERKNFYLLFASDDQKEGMKAFAEKRKPEWRGR; from the coding sequence ATGTTCGTCAACATCACAAAACAAGATGGCTACGCCATCGCTCAACTCAATCGTCCCGAAGTACTGAACGCTCTCAACATTCAATTGATGACGGAGCTGGTTGATGCTCTTGAAGGACTGGACAAAGATGACGACGTTCGCTGCATCATCCTCACCGGCAATGAAAAGGCATTTGCCGCGGGAGCCGATATCAAAGAGATGGCTGACGCATCGGCAATTGACATGCTGACGCGGGATCAGTTTGCACGGTGGGATAGAATTCGAAAACTGAAGAAGCCGCTCATCGCAGCCGTCAGCGGCTTTGCGCTCGGCGGCGGATGCGAGCTGGTCATGAGCTGCGACATGGTGATCGCCAGCGAAACGGCGAAATTCGGCCAGCCCGAAATCAACATCGGCGTGATGCCGGGTGCGGGCGGCACACAGCGCCTCACCCGCGCGGTCGGCAAAGTAAAATCAATGGAAATGGTTCTCACAGGAAGAATGATTTCTGCCGATGAAGCATTGCGCTGGGGACTCATCAACAAAGTCGTGCCGGTGGAATACTATCTTGAGGAAGCGAAATCGTGGGCAAAAGAGATCGCCTCAAAGCCGCCAGTCGCCGTGAAGCTGGCAAAGGAAGCAGTGCTCAAATCATTCGACACAACCATCGAAGGCGGACTCGAATTCGAGCGGAAGAATTTCTATCTGCTCTTCGCTTCGGATGATCAGAAAGAAGGGATGAAGGCGTTTGCGGAAAAGCGAAAGCCAGAGTGGAGAGGGCGGTAG
- a CDS encoding RNA polymerase sigma-70 factor, with amino-acid sequence MHEDDKPLLERLRNSDMEAFRLLFEKYQPILFRYALASIRDPDTAHDIVQETFLRVWNHRTSLKPDLSFIAYLFRISGNLVRDHAKHREVRSRLETNIPPAAPSLQDNPETASHSNMLQEKIAEVIQTKLPVKCREVFLLSRIEGLSNTEIGAALNISVKTVENQITRAQKILRKHLHKYV; translated from the coding sequence ATGCACGAAGACGACAAACCCCTTCTTGAGCGCTTGAGAAATTCCGACATGGAGGCATTCCGGCTTCTCTTCGAGAAATACCAGCCAATCCTCTTTCGTTATGCGCTTGCAAGCATTCGTGATCCTGATACGGCCCACGACATAGTGCAGGAAACATTTCTCCGCGTCTGGAATCATCGGACGTCGCTGAAGCCCGATCTCTCCTTTATCGCATACCTGTTCCGCATCAGCGGGAATCTCGTGCGTGACCATGCAAAGCACCGTGAGGTACGATCACGATTGGAGACGAACATCCCTCCTGCCGCTCCTTCTCTTCAAGACAATCCTGAAACTGCTTCACATTCCAATATGCTTCAAGAGAAGATTGCAGAAGTGATCCAAACAAAACTGCCGGTGAAGTGCCGTGAGGTTTTTCTTTTGAGTAGAATTGAAGGATTGTCCAACACGGAAATCGGCGCCGCGTTGAATATCAGCGTCAAGACTGTCGAGAACCAGATCACACGGGCACAGAAGATCTTGCGAAAACATCTGCACAAGTATGTCTGA
- a CDS encoding FecR domain-containing protein, which produces MLQDIDTNTHAQWLRLQRALEQQATDSRRAQARLIPRLAYGTAILVAAIIGGYFYFTPGSSSRDTFITERGQQTRLILQDSSEVTLNYATELVVQKLKPDKPRLLSLKGEAYFRVRHNETPFIVSTDVAEVQVVGTEFNLRSRDGLLEVAVTKGIVRVTASRDGRDSSLTLTQNEMAVVAQNDFPGRRGIIPSPEYPGWMEGELFFNRTAFEAACREIEMRFDVTIKFEDGNVKQEAVTGVLHAGNADSALTALCGLTGRRFKHNGNEYFIY; this is translated from the coding sequence TTGCTTCAAGACATAGACACGAACACTCATGCACAGTGGCTTCGTCTGCAGCGTGCGCTTGAGCAGCAAGCGACTGACTCCAGGCGTGCACAAGCGCGATTGATTCCGCGGCTCGCGTACGGGACTGCGATTCTTGTCGCGGCAATCATCGGCGGCTACTTCTACTTCACCCCCGGCTCGTCTTCACGCGATACGTTCATCACAGAACGCGGGCAACAGACGCGGCTGATTCTCCAAGACAGTTCGGAGGTGACGCTCAACTACGCGACCGAGCTTGTTGTGCAGAAGCTAAAGCCGGACAAGCCGCGGCTGCTTTCGCTGAAAGGCGAGGCATACTTCCGCGTCCGCCACAATGAAACGCCATTCATCGTCTCGACTGATGTTGCCGAGGTTCAAGTAGTCGGAACGGAATTCAATCTCCGCTCCCGCGACGGATTGCTGGAAGTTGCCGTGACGAAGGGCATCGTGAGGGTGACGGCATCAAGAGACGGCAGAGACAGTTCGTTGACACTTACGCAAAACGAAATGGCAGTTGTTGCGCAAAACGATTTCCCCGGGAGGAGGGGCATCATTCCGTCGCCGGAGTATCCCGGCTGGATGGAAGGGGAGTTGTTTTTCAATCGTACGGCATTTGAAGCTGCCTGCCGTGAGATTGAAATGCGGTTTGATGTTACGATCAAGTTTGAAGATGGGAATGTGAAGCAGGAAGCGGTGACAGGAGTGCTTCACGCCGGGAATGCGGATTCGGCACTAACTGCGCTGTGCGGACTCACGGGAAGAAGATTCAAACACAACGGGAACGAATACTTCATCTATTAG
- a CDS encoding TonB-dependent receptor gives MELHSALDSLLRWYSVPLIYLEKDIAGKKVTAECDECNFEEAIKKVIEHQSLVARVVGSQVVLQAQPVERKIPPATISGTITDSLTGEWLVDATVLLRHESPEGEQIHRICSTNQFGFYSLQNVRPGTYLLTIRSIGYQTLNLSLTVEAGVSTTINHTLYPRDVVMQEITVEGQRSAFTASEGISRGVYIRATPSDQNQYLLEGARIYNPSHFGGVLSTFNGDALRDVQTLAGGVPPYYGGRIGGILDVTLRNGREDVSGVAGVGTLGSSLMLEGPVAEQTTFLLSGRRGYPNVLMERNPAQGTRSNIGTTEVMAKVSHTLAGNSRIFFSGYFGRDSYDNSTRDAFGRELFNSLGWGNAAANLRWMSIMSPSLFVHASAVYSRYGFDIEHRLPAAGITATPAVFPSNYFIEDFALRANAEHFYDEYHTMRGGVELIRHRFGGMINEFSMLGASASLNGVAAWELAVYFQDQWRLSPAVSAELGARATAFIGKLGTFSAVDPRFSILVRLNDELRLYSSLSSVNQFVHPYRNSGVFVFYPTPFIYPSTDAVRPATSMQVSLGMEKVFRDGDYSIAVESYYRVTQKLHEFVFDSSAIEFTDAMFFGEGTVYGAEVTVNKRAGDVTGMVRYSLSNSKNRFPELNGGEPYTPRFDRRHELLVSLSYSRHENWTFGALCVLASDQSQGSGDAAKAANLEPGPIRVEEAQAPFDINGGRFPGFQRLELRATYRFLWEGFPVQATLRLLNGYGLLDPFAWTLRDVSDPRRSWSVRFDPPDLFPLYPAVSINVKF, from the coding sequence ATGGAGCTTCACTCAGCTCTCGATTCATTGCTGCGTTGGTATTCCGTTCCCCTCATCTATCTTGAAAAGGATATTGCGGGGAAGAAGGTGACGGCCGAATGCGACGAATGCAATTTCGAGGAAGCAATCAAGAAAGTGATTGAACATCAATCGCTTGTTGCGCGTGTCGTCGGCTCGCAAGTCGTGTTGCAGGCACAGCCGGTCGAGCGCAAGATTCCGCCTGCTACGATTTCGGGAACAATCACCGATTCACTAACGGGCGAGTGGCTTGTTGATGCAACGGTTCTGTTGCGTCATGAATCGCCAGAAGGGGAGCAGATTCATCGCATCTGTTCAACGAATCAATTCGGTTTCTATTCGCTGCAGAATGTTCGTCCCGGAACGTATCTGCTGACAATTCGATCGATAGGATATCAGACACTGAATCTGTCGCTCACCGTTGAAGCGGGCGTATCGACAACGATCAATCATACATTATACCCACGCGATGTTGTGATGCAGGAGATTACCGTTGAAGGTCAGCGCTCGGCGTTCACGGCCTCTGAAGGCATCTCACGCGGCGTGTACATCCGCGCCACGCCATCTGATCAAAACCAATACCTTCTCGAAGGCGCAAGAATCTACAATCCGTCACATTTCGGCGGCGTGTTGAGTACGTTCAACGGAGATGCGTTGCGCGATGTGCAAACGCTTGCGGGAGGCGTGCCTCCCTACTACGGCGGACGCATCGGCGGCATTCTCGATGTCACGCTGCGCAACGGTCGCGAGGATGTTTCAGGCGTCGCCGGAGTCGGAACGCTCGGCTCAAGTCTGATGCTCGAAGGTCCGGTTGCAGAACAAACCACGTTTCTTCTTTCCGGAAGAAGAGGATATCCGAATGTGTTGATGGAACGAAATCCGGCTCAAGGCACGCGCAGCAACATCGGCACGACAGAAGTGATGGCGAAGGTGAGTCACACGCTTGCCGGCAACAGCAGGATTTTCTTCAGCGGATATTTTGGCCGTGATTCGTACGATAACTCTACACGAGATGCTTTCGGACGGGAACTCTTCAATTCTCTTGGTTGGGGAAATGCGGCCGCCAATCTCCGGTGGATGAGCATCATGTCGCCTTCGTTGTTCGTTCATGCATCTGCTGTGTACTCGCGTTACGGGTTTGACATTGAACATCGTCTGCCTGCAGCGGGGATTACGGCAACGCCGGCAGTTTTTCCCTCCAACTACTTCATTGAGGATTTTGCTTTGCGCGCAAATGCTGAACATTTCTACGACGAATACCATACTATGCGCGGCGGGGTTGAACTGATCCGCCACAGATTCGGCGGGATGATCAACGAATTCTCGATGCTCGGCGCGTCGGCGTCGCTGAACGGAGTTGCGGCGTGGGAGCTGGCGGTATACTTCCAGGATCAATGGCGATTGAGTCCGGCAGTCTCCGCGGAGTTGGGGGCAAGGGCAACAGCCTTCATCGGCAAGCTGGGAACATTCTCCGCCGTCGATCCCCGCTTCTCGATTCTTGTCAGGCTCAACGATGAGTTGCGCCTGTATTCATCTCTTTCCTCCGTCAATCAATTTGTTCATCCGTACCGCAACAGCGGCGTGTTTGTTTTCTATCCAACTCCATTTATCTACCCGTCAACAGATGCGGTTCGCCCCGCAACCTCGATGCAAGTATCGTTGGGGATGGAGAAGGTGTTTCGGGACGGGGACTATTCGATTGCTGTCGAATCATATTACAGAGTCACGCAGAAGCTGCACGAGTTTGTGTTCGATTCGTCGGCCATTGAGTTTACAGACGCGATGTTCTTTGGAGAAGGAACGGTGTACGGCGCGGAAGTTACCGTCAATAAACGTGCGGGCGACGTTACCGGTATGGTTCGCTACAGCCTCTCGAACTCGAAGAACCGCTTCCCGGAATTGAACGGCGGCGAACCGTACACGCCTCGCTTTGACCGGCGGCACGAGTTGCTCGTTTCTCTTTCGTATTCACGTCATGAGAATTGGACGTTCGGTGCGTTGTGTGTTCTCGCCTCGGATCAATCTCAAGGCTCCGGAGATGCTGCGAAAGCCGCAAACTTAGAACCCGGGCCGATCAGAGTGGAGGAAGCTCAAGCGCCGTTTGATATCAACGGAGGACGGTTCCCGGGATTTCAGCGGCTTGAGCTGAGAGCGACGTACCGATTTTTGTGGGAGGGATTCCCGGTTCAAGCTACGTTGCGTCTGCTCAACGGCTACGGCTTGCTCGATCCGTTTGCGTGGACGTTGCGCGACGTTTCTGATCCAAGAAGAAGTTGGAGTGTACGATTTGATCCGCCGGATCTGTTTCCGTTGTACCCGGCAGTAAGTATCAACGTCAAGTTTTGA
- a CDS encoding T9SS type A sorting domain-containing protein has product MKNVRSLFILFSLAIAVFVSLGFSLRGNGNPRLASIFLPGTQPGVVQTFEAYTMCQNCHQTQTTGFPVSITADWHGSPMGQSARDPLFYATMAVANKYINGVGEYCIRCHSPSGWLEGRSNPPTGEGLIGNDLNGVQCDFCHRMKDPLLPDSTANPPVPGYGNGMFVAQVPRNPKRGPFADAIATFHTNQADTFYRTSEFCGVCHNVSNPLYAQNSTTQSPHEYGPIERTYSEWKMSWYVQQGQSGNCQSCHMPHQPGYGSNLPMAPFRPDIPKHDMTGGNTFLQDILPDFWTTGLDTARLSASKQRAVQTLQRAATLEANAYRHSDTVTATVRITNLTGHKLPTGYPEGRRMWLNIVGRNANGDTVFQSGAYNFETAELTHDAQAKIYETKPGLTVARAIQYALTPGPSFHFVLNDTIYSDNRIPPRGFANAAFASHKAEPVAYAYADEQYWDITAYTMPASVANITATLYYQTSSKEYITFLRDENVGNTQDWRRWGDSLYASWNRRGKSRPVVMNAQTVAVTDVKPDEAMVPATITLHQNYPNPFNPSTTIAFTLNREMHIMLRVCDMLGQEVAMLVKGKMRAGEHTTLFNAANLPSGVYLYTLTADNKHVSTRKLIYIR; this is encoded by the coding sequence ATGAAAAACGTACGTTCTCTTTTCATTCTCTTCAGCCTTGCTATTGCTGTGTTTGTGTCTCTCGGATTCTCGCTGCGCGGAAACGGTAACCCGCGATTGGCCAGCATCTTCCTCCCCGGAACACAACCCGGCGTTGTGCAGACGTTTGAAGCTTACACGATGTGCCAGAACTGTCATCAAACGCAAACAACCGGATTCCCTGTTTCAATCACAGCGGATTGGCATGGAAGTCCGATGGGGCAATCAGCCCGTGATCCGTTGTTCTACGCTACAATGGCTGTTGCAAACAAGTATATCAACGGTGTTGGCGAATACTGCATTCGTTGTCATTCACCATCCGGTTGGCTCGAAGGACGATCTAATCCGCCAACCGGCGAGGGCTTGATCGGGAACGATCTCAACGGGGTGCAATGCGATTTCTGCCACCGGATGAAGGACCCGTTGCTGCCCGACTCCACAGCAAACCCGCCGGTTCCCGGTTACGGAAACGGAATGTTCGTCGCACAAGTGCCGCGCAATCCGAAGCGCGGCCCGTTTGCAGATGCCATCGCGACATTCCACACAAATCAGGCCGACACATTCTATCGAACCTCCGAATTCTGCGGCGTCTGTCATAATGTGAGCAATCCGCTCTACGCGCAGAACTCGACGACACAATCACCTCACGAATACGGTCCGATTGAAAGAACGTACAGTGAATGGAAGATGAGCTGGTACGTACAACAAGGACAATCGGGCAACTGCCAATCGTGTCACATGCCGCACCAGCCCGGGTACGGATCGAATTTGCCGATGGCGCCGTTCCGGCCTGACATTCCGAAACACGATATGACGGGAGGGAATACATTCTTACAGGATATTCTTCCGGATTTCTGGACGACAGGCCTTGACACTGCCCGGCTGTCCGCAAGCAAGCAGCGGGCTGTTCAGACTCTGCAACGTGCTGCGACGCTTGAAGCCAACGCCTATCGTCATAGTGATACTGTTACAGCAACCGTTCGAATCACGAATCTTACCGGACACAAGTTGCCGACCGGCTATCCGGAAGGGCGACGCATGTGGTTGAATATTGTAGGGAGGAATGCAAACGGAGACACTGTCTTTCAATCAGGCGCGTACAACTTCGAGACTGCCGAGTTAACGCATGATGCACAAGCAAAGATTTATGAAACGAAACCCGGACTCACTGTTGCGCGGGCAATTCAGTATGCGTTGACACCGGGGCCATCGTTTCACTTCGTGCTCAACGATACCATTTACTCCGATAACCGGATTCCGCCACGCGGCTTTGCGAACGCTGCTTTTGCATCACACAAAGCCGAGCCGGTTGCGTACGCGTACGCCGATGAACAGTACTGGGACATCACCGCGTACACGATGCCTGCGAGCGTGGCAAACATAACGGCGACCCTCTACTACCAGACGTCGAGCAAGGAGTATATCACATTCTTGCGGGATGAGAACGTCGGTAATACGCAAGACTGGCGACGATGGGGCGACAGTTTGTACGCCTCGTGGAACCGTCGCGGCAAATCACGACCCGTTGTGATGAACGCGCAGACGGTTGCTGTAACGGACGTGAAGCCGGATGAAGCAATGGTTCCGGCAACGATTACCCTTCATCAAAATTATCCGAACCCGTTCAACCCATCGACAACAATTGCGTTCACTTTGAATCGGGAAATGCATATTATGCTGCGGGTTTGTGACATGCTCGGGCAGGAAGTCGCCATGCTTGTCAAAGGCAAAATGCGAGCCGGCGAACACACCACTCTCTTCAACGCAGCAAATCTGCCGAGCGGCGTGTATCTCTACACGCTAACGGCCGACAACAAACACGTGAGTACAAGAAAACTCATCTACATCAGATGA
- a CDS encoding enoyl-CoA hydratase/isomerase family protein translates to MAYTGKSPHELNFKNILYAKGNWRATITINRPEVYNCLNVDTLRELQAAFQDAAWDDEVAVLIVTGAGDKAFCTGADMKEWKEEFLETPNDFYKWMGVFMETFERLRNIGKPTIARLNGMVVGGGNELQMSCDLAVAADDIYIGHAGTSRGSVAAAGATQWLPLIIGDRRAREVLLLNEKIPIKKALEWGLVNQVVPRKKLDKAVEEMAEKLVNKLPECTRYTKQQLNFWRDFSWSLTIGHLRDWLTVHTSAEEIKEGINAFNEKREIDYKALRKRMANTSRLK, encoded by the coding sequence ATGGCGTACACCGGAAAATCTCCCCATGAACTCAACTTCAAGAACATCCTCTACGCCAAAGGCAACTGGCGTGCGACCATCACCATCAATCGCCCTGAGGTCTACAATTGCCTCAATGTTGATACGCTTCGCGAGTTACAGGCGGCATTCCAGGATGCAGCGTGGGATGATGAGGTCGCGGTTCTCATTGTAACAGGTGCCGGCGATAAGGCCTTCTGCACAGGCGCCGACATGAAGGAGTGGAAGGAAGAATTCCTCGAAACGCCGAACGATTTCTATAAATGGATGGGCGTGTTCATGGAAACGTTTGAACGGCTCCGCAACATCGGAAAACCGACTATTGCCCGCTTGAACGGCATGGTTGTAGGGGGAGGAAATGAATTGCAGATGTCTTGCGATCTGGCGGTTGCAGCCGACGATATTTACATCGGTCACGCGGGCACATCGCGTGGAAGCGTTGCCGCTGCGGGTGCAACGCAATGGCTCCCTCTGATCATCGGCGACCGCCGGGCTCGCGAAGTCCTTTTGTTAAACGAGAAAATCCCCATCAAAAAGGCGCTGGAGTGGGGCCTCGTCAATCAAGTTGTTCCCCGCAAAAAGCTCGACAAAGCCGTTGAGGAGATGGCGGAGAAACTCGTCAACAAATTGCCGGAGTGTACTCGCTACACGAAGCAGCAACTCAATTTCTGGCGCGACTTCTCCTGGTCGCTCACCATCGGACATTTGCGGGATTGGCTTACAGTGCATACTTCCGCTGAAGAGATCAAAGAAGGGATCAACGCCTTCAACGAAAAGCGTGAGATAGATTACAAGGCCCTACGCAAAAGAATGGCCAACACAAGCCGTCTGAAGTAG
- a CDS encoding EthD family reductase yields the protein MTKLIALYRKPADVAEFDKHYAEIHTPLVKQYPGLRKLEITRITGAPIGETKFHLMCEMYFDNKDAMDAALVSKEGKAVARDLMSFAADIVTVFIGEEE from the coding sequence ATGACGAAACTGATTGCCCTCTACCGCAAGCCTGCCGATGTTGCGGAATTCGACAAGCACTATGCAGAGATCCATACCCCGCTCGTGAAACAGTATCCGGGATTGCGCAAGCTGGAAATCACCCGCATTACAGGGGCGCCCATCGGGGAAACAAAGTTCCATCTGATGTGCGAGATGTATTTCGACAACAAAGATGCAATGGACGCAGCACTTGTTTCCAAGGAAGGCAAAGCGGTAGCGCGGGATTTGATGAGCTTCGCCGCCGATATCGTAACCGTATTTATCGGGGAAGAGGAGTAA